The proteins below come from a single Chryseobacterium nepalense genomic window:
- a CDS encoding endonuclease/exonuclease/phosphatase family protein: MKIIRLIFFIVHVGISFLLVGTLLNAYVPPKTFPWFNLLSLGFPVFMIVYLLLTLFWIISWKKRAFVFLLFGLLFFKPVIRWINYMPQKNEIPDLKIISLNAKGGFYGKGNIESYINSQKSDIVLLQEYGINKKYQFNGMKEGSQGHIITVFSKHRFIEQKQLIESDYEYNNAYASQTDIEIKGKIYRFINVYLQPFKFQKSMVKLNGNSEEDEQKLKDVVKRLIPTFKMHQEQISAVRKSIDESPYPVILAGDFNSVPNSYEYYHLLEGLQDAFVEAGRGSATSFHDYKFPIRIDYIFSSLSVKPLSYKVDRSVKLSDHFPVIATFKSEK; the protein is encoded by the coding sequence ATATCTTTCCTGCTTGTCGGAACACTTCTGAATGCATACGTACCACCAAAAACATTTCCGTGGTTCAATCTGCTTTCTTTAGGTTTTCCTGTATTCATGATCGTATATCTTTTGCTCACTCTTTTTTGGATTATAAGCTGGAAAAAGAGAGCATTCGTTTTTTTACTTTTCGGACTGCTGTTTTTCAAACCGGTAATCCGGTGGATCAATTACATGCCTCAGAAAAATGAGATTCCGGACCTGAAAATTATTTCATTGAATGCCAAAGGCGGTTTCTACGGAAAAGGAAATATAGAGTCCTATATTAACAGTCAGAAATCGGATATTGTTCTGCTTCAGGAATATGGTATTAATAAAAAATATCAATTTAATGGAATGAAAGAAGGTTCACAAGGTCACATCATTACTGTTTTTTCAAAACACAGATTTATAGAGCAGAAGCAGCTTATTGAAAGTGATTATGAATATAATAATGCGTATGCGTCCCAAACCGACATTGAAATAAAAGGAAAAATATACCGTTTTATCAATGTGTACTTGCAGCCATTTAAATTTCAAAAAAGTATGGTAAAGCTTAATGGCAATAGCGAAGAAGATGAACAGAAACTAAAAGATGTAGTGAAAAGACTTATTCCTACCTTCAAAATGCATCAGGAACAGATCAGCGCAGTCAGAAAAAGCATTGATGAATCTCCCTATCCTGTAATTTTAGCAGGAGATTTCAACTCGGTTCCCAATTCTTACGAATATTATCATTTACTTGAAGGCTTACAAGATGCCTTTGTAGAAGCAGGAAGGGGAAGCGCTACAAGTTTCCACGATTACAAATTCCCGATAAGAATTGACTATATTTTCTCTTCGCTATCGGTAAAACCGCTGAGTTATAAAGTAGACCGTTCCGTAAAGCTTTCCGACCATTTTCCTGTTATTGCAACATTTAAATCCGAAAAATAA